In the genome of Etheostoma cragini isolate CJK2018 chromosome 5, CSU_Ecrag_1.0, whole genome shotgun sequence, the window actaaagtaactagtaactaaagctgtccgatgaatgtagcggagtaactaaagtaactaggaactaaagtaactagtaactaaagctgtcagatgaatatagtggggtaactaaagtaacttgaaactaaagtaactaacgtaactagtaactaaagtaactagtaactatagctgtcagatgaatgtagcggagtaactaaagtaactaggaaccaaagtaactagtaactaaagctgtcagatgaatataGGGgtgtaactaaagtaactagaaactaaagtaactaacgtaactagtaactaaagtaactagtaactatagctgtcagatgaatgtagcggagtaactaaagtaactaggaactaaagtaactggtaactaaagctgtcagaagaaTATAGTggggtaactaaagtaactaggaactaaagtaactaggaagaaaagtaactagtaactaaagctgtcagatgaatgtagcggagtaactaaagtaactaggaactaaagtaactagtaactaaagctgtcagatgaatataGTGGGGTAACTAGgaagtaaagtaactagtaactaaagtaagtagtaactaaagctgtcagatgaatatagtggggtaactaaagtaactaggaagtaaagtaactagtaactaaagctgtcagatgaatgtagcggagtaactaaagtaaccaggaactaaagtaactagtaactaaagttgtcagataattttagtggagtaaaaagtatgtTTCCGGCTGTTATGtagaaaatgacatgaaaagaaaatactcaagcAAAGTATGAATACCTTAAGTGTTTAAGCAACTCAACCGAGTTACATCCAGATAGGGAGTGGGTGGCTGGGAGATATTGGTTTCACTCCTTGATAAAACTCTACGTGGCTGTGTGCCACCCTCTCTGACGTGTTACCGGAATACTGTGCATCAAGCTCTCTGACTTGTAAAAACAGTTAGGGTTACTGTGCTGCAGTAAAGAGGACATCTGTCCTTTAGGTATGAGGTCATCTGGGCATGGCTGCTCTATTTtgcagtacaaaaacaaaacctaccTTTATTAGATGACATGGATCTTTTtaatacagtgaggaaaataagtatttaaacaccctgctattttgcaagttctctcACTTCATCATGGAGAGTCTGATattgtcctcgtaggtgcatgtccactgtgagagacataatctaaaaaaaaaaaaatccagaaatcacgatgtatgattttttaactatttattgtatgatacagctgcaaataagcatctgaacacctgagaaaatccatgttaatatctggtccagcagcctttgtttcctgtagttcttcaccaggtttgacaccctgcagaaaggattttggccccccctccacacagatcttctctagaccagtcaggtttctgggctggagtttgagctccctccaaagattctctattgggtttaggtctggagactggctaggccacgccagaaccttgatctacttcttccagagccccccctTGGTTCAcctggctgtggtcttcgggtctttgtcatgttggaagacccggcctcgacccatcttcaatgctctaactgagggaaggaggttgttcccctaAAATCTCGCAACACATCCCCGGTCCTCCTTTCCTTAATACAGTGCCTgtgccctgtcccatgtgcagaataCCCCCCAAAGCAGGATGttacacccccatgcttcacagtaggtcCCCCCCCAGTAgtagagtggggggggggacattttgaaggcagactaacaggtctttgagtatcagaattgtagctgacagacaggtgttcaaatacttatttgcagctgtatcatacaaataaatagtaaaaaaaacatacattgtgatttctggatgtttttttgattatgtctctcacagtggacatgcacctacgaggacaatttcagaccctccatgatttctaagtgggagaacttgcaaaatagcaggatgttcaaatacttattttcctcactgtattatCAAATTCATCTATTTTCATAATGAAAAATCCATCCTTGTCTGTAGAAGAAAACTCCAACATTATGAGAAGCATTGAGGTGGTTGCATTCTATGAAGCTGGCGAGCCCTATACCACTTtactggtagagcaggcgcacaaaCTGTACATATAGAGGTTTTCTTCTCCATGCAGCTGATACAGGTTCAACTCCTAcatgcggctctttgctgcatgtcatcccccccccctgccttcatgtcttcagctgtcctgtggaattagaggcctaaaatgtcccaaaaataatcttaatataaaacaatgaaagagGTGGCCCAAAGATACATCTATCAATACATCCTCTTAGaaaatatttattcaaaattgcAAGAAGTTATTTTATGATCATATCAGAACAAACTTGAACATCAATTAGCTGATCTCCGGTATGTTGCATTGATTACACACTGTCTTATCAAAATGTTGCAATACAAAATtggaaacaataataatgtggTTTTGGCCAAACCACATACATTTACCTTCTATGTTAATCAATCACCTTGAAATCAATCCCATCATGTGAGATATGTTGCTTCCATGTTGAGAAATGTGAAAGCTGAGGCCTTGGGTCGGAGTCGGACTCAGATTTTTGGTCTTTTCCCAAAACTTGATCGCCACTCTACCTGGTACCAACAGAGGCTCCCCAAACTGGGCAGTGACGTTGATGGGAGCTGTGATGACTCCAACCCCTGATGATGACACAAGAGAGCAATAAAAAGTCTGATCAGCCACAGCAAGAGAAGGATAAAACAGatgaaataacaataaaaaaggccAAATCCCTTTTAATAGCTAATATAAAAGCATTCGTGGACTAGCTCCAGGGTTAAATTACTACGACGTTACATCAACCTATCGATCCCTTTGGTCTTCCCCTTAACATCTATTACCTGTGCTTTTCTATTTCAGccaagcagacagacagcatcCAGAGACTGGGTGCGGTGTGCGTCCTGTAGCCAAAGAGCCGGGCCGGTAGAGAGAGGAGCCGATATGGGGAGTAGTCTGAGAAGGACCATGAACACTGCAGGCCGGTAGTCCTGGGAACTTGGAGCTCTATCTGCTTCACATTTCCTGGCACAGGCTCATCTGGTTGGCCTGTCAAAAGACATATGACCAGAAACAGTATCAGAATCATTATAAACAGGAACATAATAACTGGTGTTGTGtgaaaaagccccccaaaaaatgtaagTTCAGCAGAAATCACCAGATTGCTGCTCATGTTCATTCTTGGATAAGCGTCTTCCAACTTTTTGGAGCTTGTTCTTGGACAGCAGCGTCAGGACGCTCTCCCACACGGGGCTTTTGGTACGAGATGTGGCAGACAAACAGATGTCGACCTCCACCCCTGCATTAATTTGCCGGTACTCCAGGACTCGAACCTGCAGCATGAACGGACCCTTCTTTAGTTCATCCACTGGCTGAAGGGTTTTCAAACTCTGACACACACGAACGAGACCTGCAAAAATATCCACAGTTGCCATCGTATCACCAGACGTTCTCGCCTCACAGGCGTTGGGGGACCGGTTGGCACCTGGGTCGATCTGGCAactgctggggggggggacgCCCTGCGCTGCTACAACTATTAAATCTAGTCTTAATTCTATTAGCTTTACTGTTACTACGATGCATCATgccaactgctataattattatgaatcacATATCTGCATATCTGTCTCGGTGTCCTAATCGCCAGTGgcagcctgggtctgtctgaggtttctgcctgtaaaaaggaagttttttctctccactgtcGCACCAAACGCTTGGTCTtgggggggaattgttgggtctttgtaaattatggagagTGGCCTAGACCCcctctatctgtgaagtgtcctgagataactcctgttgggatctgacactataaataacattgaattgTGTCAATACACCAAATATAATGTACTCAACATGCTCTAGTTCATGAGCCAtctgcaaaaacacaatgtggagtaatcagCTTTAATCAAAAAACCATTCGTTTGAAAGAGTCATGCTGAAAGTGCCTTATGTCTTACCTGCTGGACTGAGCTGGAAGTTGTCATCGGTTAGCACCATGAGCAGCAGCCTGCAGCAGAGAATCTCAGGGAAGCACAGTGGGACGTCTCTATAGTCGCTGTCTGGGTAGTCCCAACCATACCCTGCAGCACTGCAGAACCTCCTCAACATGGAAGTCTCCAGCCTGGAGACAAGCACACCGACTCAACGGATGACCAGCTGTCTTTGTCTCCTAAATCTACAATGGAAGTTACTGAAGAGGATCAGGGCCACGTGTGATTACAAGAAAAATAAGTCAGAATTCTAAAGTATTTCCCTCTGAAttctcaaagttttttttaaaagtaaaaacaactctgaattctgagattaaactCAGAGTTCAAACTTCTTTTCAGATCTCTAAGGGGGCTTTTTTCGTCCAAATTCTTACattaatcaaaaaaaagaaagaaatcttaGCATAAAAGTCAGATTTCTGAGAGAAAACAATAATTCTCTCTTTATTCTTAAACTTTTGTAGCCTGACAAACTCAGATTGAACTTCCCGACCTCGGATGTTGTGGGCAGGGCTACATTTGACATCTGGGCATAGgctgtattaaataaaaaaaataaattatatatatatatatatatatatatacacacacacacacccggtcaaaagtttggggtcacttacaaatttcaatttcactccattatagacaggataccagctgaactttaatgtaatatatacacatttcccattatcagcaaccattcatccaatgttccaaatgctcattttgtttactaatctgatattatttttaaaaaataactaagaaaacattaaacaacccttttgcaattatgtaagcacataatgtaatctggaaactgccctggttaaaaaaaacaaggcaactgatctcagctgggattctgtctataatggagtccaatggacatttgtgagtgaccccaaacttttgaccggtagtgtatatatacagtgtatgtatatatacagtgtatgtatatatatatatagagagagagagatatagatatgtatagagagagagagagagagagagagagaaagagagagagacagagagaccgTGCGTACCTGTCCATTTGCGTACCTATGACGCGTACCTGCAGTTCAGGACCGTGTAGACGACGTGCTGCCCCCCCTGTGGAGCAGCTGTGTACAGGACCCCTGTCCTCCGAGACACAGCCCTGGACACATATCTGATGGCCAGATACGCCAGACTGGGCACTGTGTCGCTGCTGAGGACCCTGGTCTTCAACAGGTGACGACAGCGGTAGATGTGAACGGAGAGGAAGTACACGGACCAGAAAGAGAGCGAGGCCACTATGGAACTCTGCGCTGTCCCCATTAGAGCTCCAAAGAAACTACTCAAATACTAATCACGTATTCGCACTGCGTACTACCAGAGGACTAAACCATACTGACCAGAGCCACCTTTCATCGGCGCTGTCCGTGGCGTTGGTAACAGTACGGAGCGCGAGACGGGacaaacaacacaccttcgaaTATTTCAGGACAGGAAAACGCGTCAGCCAACCATAGACTGtgtgggtacacgatccgtcctgcctacaccatgtgttctgcgcatgcgcataaatacgtagctgaaaacctggctttccctgcactattggtaccacgcatgcgtcggaacacttgacggccaagcgtcacaacggacagctttttttttttttttcattttattaacaaagaacaattatatcgccAGTATGCATATACGaaaagtcaataccagaggtgcatatacagaatatatatataaaattacgtattagcattttttttaggccagacttttttgtagttcacaagtgcTCAACATGTGATCTAcactttttagtagttttttttttaataaagttatttaaattaacacttgtcactgatccaaaactgtgtactgacatctgtgtaccagGTATAGGCGACAATATTATTAAGTgatcaacatgtaatctttttttaaatttattttttatttttttattattgtttacgccaGACTATGAATTACGAAGTGTTTACGTGGtggccaatccaaaaatataaaggagttgtcacattaacatttgattacatgtggaatgggaattctttttgactcagggaaagtcaaagcatttaaaaaaataaaaaataaaacatttcaagacaaatacagggcccagggcagtaaaaagaatattccag includes:
- the si:ch211-12e13.1 gene encoding uncharacterized protein si:ch211-12e13.1 isoform X2, which produces MGTAQSSIVASLSFWSVYFLSVHIYRCRHLLKTRVLSSDTVPSLAYLAIRYVSRAVSRRTGVLYTAAPQGGQHVVYTVLNCRLETSMLRRFCSAAGYGWDYPDSDYRDVPLCFPEILCCRLLLMVLTDDNFQLSPAGLVRVCQSLKTLQPVDELKKGPFMLQVRVLEYRQINAGVEVDICLSATSRTKSPVWESVLTLLSKNKLQKVGRRLSKNEHEQQSGQPDEPVPGNVKQIELQVPRTTGLQCSWSFSDYSPYRLLSLPARLFGYRTHTAPSLWMLSVCLAEIEKHTGVGVITAPINVTAQFGEPLLVPGRVAIKFWEKTKNLSPTPTQGLSFHISQHGSNISHMMGLISR
- the si:ch211-12e13.1 gene encoding uncharacterized protein si:ch211-12e13.1 isoform X3; its protein translation is MGTAQSSIVASLSFWSVYFLSVHIYRCRHLLKTRVLSSDTVPSLAYLAIRYVSRAVSRRTGVLYTAAPQGGQHVVYTVLNCRLETSMLRRFCSAAGYGWDYPDSDYRDVPLCFPEILCCRLLLMVLTDDNFQLSPAGLVRVCQSLKTLQPVDELKKGPFMLQVRVLEYRQINAGVEVDICLSATSRTKSPVWESVLTLLSKNKLQKVGRRLSKNERQPDEPVPGNVKQIELQVPRTTGLQCSWSFSDYSPYRLLSLPARLFGYRTHTAPSLWMLSVCLAEIEKHTGVGVITAPINVTAQFGEPLLVPGRVAIKFWEKTKNLSPTPTQGLSFHISQHGSNISHMMGLISR
- the si:ch211-12e13.1 gene encoding uncharacterized protein si:ch211-12e13.1 isoform X1 is translated as MGTAQSSIVASLSFWSVYFLSVHIYRCRHLLKTRVLSSDTVPSLAYLAIRYVSRAVSRRTGVLYTAAPQGGQHVVYTVLNCRLETSMLRRFCSAAGYGWDYPDSDYRDVPLCFPEILCCRLLLMVLTDDNFQLSPAGLVRVCQSLKTLQPVDELKKGPFMLQVRVLEYRQINAGVEVDICLSATSRTKSPVWESVLTLLSKNKLQKVGRRLSKNEHEQQSGDFCSGQPDEPVPGNVKQIELQVPRTTGLQCSWSFSDYSPYRLLSLPARLFGYRTHTAPSLWMLSVCLAEIEKHTGVGVITAPINVTAQFGEPLLVPGRVAIKFWEKTKNLSPTPTQGLSFHISQHGSNISHMMGLISR